A single window of Sphaerodactylus townsendi isolate TG3544 linkage group LG05, MPM_Stown_v2.3, whole genome shotgun sequence DNA harbors:
- the SPINT4 gene encoding kunitz-type protease inhibitor 4, with translation MAAGAHPLLLLVGLLTLWAGISSAKETKDICRLPKDAGPCLALFSRWYYNWESKKCETFTYGGCKGNANNFKTLEECKRTCQVRLPRASGGECPKPTGAGICVEQCSSNDDCSAGEKCCSNGCGHACMKVNSGAKSG, from the exons ATGGCAGCCGGTGCCCACCCCTTGCTGCTCCTCGTGGGCCTCCTCACCCTCTGGGCTGGGATCTCAtctgcaaaggaaacaaaag ACATCTGCAGACTCCCCAAGGATGCAGGTCCCTGCCTGGCCCTATTTTCCCGCTGGTACTACAATTGGGAATCTAAGAAATGTGAGACATTCACCTATGGGGGCTGCAAAGGGAATGCAAACAACTTCAAAACTCTTGAAGAATGTAAACGCACCTGTCAAG TGCGTCTCCCGAGGGCCTCTGGAGGGGAATGTCCCAAGCCCACTGGCGCGGGGATCTGTGTGGAACAGTGCAGCAGCAATGACGATTGTAGTGCCGGAGAGAAGTGCTGCAGCAACGGCTGTGGGCACGCCTGCATGAAAGTCAACAGTG GAGCCAAGAGCGGCTGA